The Coffea arabica cultivar ET-39 chromosome 4e, Coffea Arabica ET-39 HiFi, whole genome shotgun sequence genome includes a window with the following:
- the LOC113742740 gene encoding myb-related protein 306-like — MGRPPCCDKIGVKKGPWTPEEDIILVSYIQEHGPGNWRAVPTNTGLLRCSKSCRLRWTNYLRPGIKRGNFTEHEEKMIIHLQALLGNRWAAIASYLPQRTDNDIKNYWNTHLKKKLKKLQGHDDHSCQDGHSSTSHESISKGQWERRLQTDIHMAKQALCEALSLDKTPPANNTNIPESMAPSSSAPAETKPVLTLNPSFTNPPLKPSGYASSTENIARLLQNWMKKSPKSLAVVSETCTAQSLSCYSDNNPSVITGSSPSEGTASAMTPEGGLDSLLSFNSTTNSDVSQGQSVSVEEVANFRPENTVGGLFQDDEDKPNLVVGSHQMPPLSFLEKWLLDDAGAVQGHEGIDLMDMSLGETADLF, encoded by the exons ATGGGTAGGCCACCTTGCTGTGATAAAATCGGAGTGAAGAAAGGACCATGGACTCCAGAAGAGGATATCATTTTGGTCTCCTACATTCAAGAACACGGCCCTGGAAATTGGAGGGCTGTTCCTACCAATACTG GTTTGCTAAGATGCAGTAAGAGCTGCAGGCTTCGATGGACTAATTATCTCCGGCCGGGCATCAAACGTGGGAACTTCACTGAACATGAGGAGAAGATGATTATCCACCTCCAAGCCCTTCTTGGCAACAG ATGGGCAGCCATAGCTTCATACCTACCTCAGAGAACAGATAACGACATCAAAAATTACTGGAATACTCATTTGAAAAAGAAGCTGAAAAAGCTTCAAGGCCATGATGATCACAGCTGCCAAGATGGCCATTCATCGACTTCTCATGAATCAATCTCAAAGGGTCAATGGGAAAGGAGGCTGCAGACAGATATCCACATGGCCAAACAGGCATTATGCGAGGCCTTGTCCCTTGACAAAACTCCTCCAGCCAACAATACTAATATTCCTGAATCAATGGCTCCTTCTTCTTCTGCCCCTGCGGAGACAAAACCAGTTTTAACCCTCAATCCATCCTTCACAAATCCACCTCTGAAACCATCTGGATACGCATCGAGCACCGAAAACATCGCCCGGTTGCTTCAGAACTGGATGAAGAAATCCCCTAAGTCTCTAGCTGTTGTCTCAGAAACCTGCACCGCTCAAAGCTTAAGCTGCTACTCAGACAACAACCCTTCTGTGATTACAGGGTCGAGCCCCAGCGAAGGGACGGCAAGTGCAATGACGCCGGAGGGGGGTTTGGATTCTCTGCTGAGTTTCAACTCCACCACCAACTCTGATGTTTCCCAGGGGCAGTCAGTTTCTGTGGAAGAAGTTGCAAATTTCAGACCAGAAAACACAGTTGGAGGACTATTTCAGGACGATGAGGACAAGCCGAATTTGGTCGTTGGTAGTCATCAGATGCCTCCTTTGAGCTTTCTGGAGAAATGGCTGCTGGATGATGCAGGCGCAGTACAAGGACACGAAGGGATAGATCTAATGGATATGTCTCTAGGGGAAACTGCTGATTTGTTCTGA
- the LOC113738716 gene encoding pentatricopeptide repeat-containing protein At1g74630-like, with protein MSKPHRFSLSLLTNCKTLKSLKQIHAQVLKKGLDSDPFVAGKLLLHCSINLSDSLDYAHRLFTYTPNPDAFMYNTLIRGLGESETPQKSLSIFTHMLGYSNSPPDSFSFAFLLKGAANARCLRMGSQLHCQALVRGLDSHAFVGTTIVSMYAECGIVDFSRKMFDEMPEPNVVAWNAMLTAYFRCYDLKGAEGIFYLMPFRDLTSMNVMLAGYTKVGELELAKKLFLGMLIKDDVSWSTIIIGLAHSGSYDEALSYFRELRRLGLTPNEVSLTGVLSACAQSGALAFAITLHGFIEKSGMVWILSVNNALLDTYSKCGSLDMACLVFKRMPGKKSIVSWTSMVTGLAMQGYGEGAIKLFNEMKESGTKPDGITFISILKACSHAGLIEQGYKIFSKMTEEYGIDPTIEHYGCVVNLYGRAGLLQKAYDFVIQMPIPPTAIIWRTLLGACSFFGDVVLAERVKERLAKADPDNSGDHVLLSNTYAVAGKQNDVVMTRESMAELKMKKIPGWSMIEVDKF; from the coding sequence ATGAGCAAACCCCATCGATTCTCCCTCTCATTACTAACCAACTGCAAAACTCTCAAATCCCTCAAACAAATCCACGCCCAAGTCTTGAAAAAAGGTCTCGACTCTGACCCCTTCGTGGCCGGAAAACTCCTCCTTCACTGCTCCATAAACCTCTCCGATTCCCTTGACTATGCGCACCGCCTTTTCACCTACACTCCAAACCCAGATGCTTTCATGTACAACACTCTCATTCGGGGGCTTGGTGAATCAGAAACTCCTCAAAAGTCACTGTCTATATTCACTCACATGCTCGGATATTCAAATTCCCCGCCTGATagcttttcttttgcatttctgcTCAAAGGGGCAGCCAATGCTAGGTGTTTAAGAATGGGTTCTCAGCTGCATTGTCAAGCACTTGTGCGTGGGCTTGATTCTCATGCTTTTGTTGGGACTACTATTGTTAGTATGTATGCAGAATGTGGGATAGTTGACTTCTCGAGGAagatgtttgatgaaatgcctgaACCAAATGTTGTTGCGTGGAATGCGATGCTCACGGCTTATTTTAGGTGTTACGATTTAAAGGGTGCTGAAGGGATATTTTATTTAATGCCTTTTAGGGACTTAACTTCGATGAATGTGATGCTTGCAGGGTATACTAAGGTTGGTGAGCTTGAGCTTGCAAAGAAGTTGTTCTTGGGGATGTTAATTAAGGATGATGTTTCGTGGAGTACAATCATTATTGGCTTAGCTCACAGTGGTTCTTATGATGAGGCATTGAGTTACTTTAGGGAGTTGCGGAGGCTTGGGTTGACACCCAATGAGGTAAGCTTGACAGGGGTTCTATCTGCCTGTGCACAATCTGGGGCATTGGCGTTTGCAATAACATTGCATGGATTTATTGAGAAATCTGGAATGGTTTGGATTCTTTCAGTGAATAATGCACTTTTGGATACTTATTCTAAGTGTGGGAGTTTGGATATGGCTTGTTTGGTTTTCAAGAGAATGCCAGGAAAGAAGAGTATTGTTTCGTGGACTTCAATGGTTACTGGGCTTGCAATGCAAGGGTATGGTGAGGGCGCGATAAAACTTTTTAATGAGATGAAGGAATCTGGTACCAAACCTGATGGgatcacttttatctctatcctTAAAGCATGCAGTCATGCTGGGCTAATTGAACAAGGGTACAagattttctccaaaatgacaGAAGAGTATGGAATTGATCCAACCATTGAGCATTATGGCTGTGTGGTCAACCTATATGGCCGGGCTGGTCTGCTGCAAAAAGCATATGATTTTGTGATTCAAATGCCAATTCCTCCTACAGCTATTATTTGGCGAACACTTCTTGGGGCTTGTAGCTTTTTTGGAGATGTTGTTTTGGCTGAGCGAGTTAAGGAGAGACTTGCTAAGGCAGATCCTGATAATTCGGGTGACCATGTTCTGTTGTCAAATACCTATGCTGTTGCTGGGAAGCAAAATGATGTTGTCATGACAAGAGAATCAATGGCAGAgctgaagatgaagaaaattcCTGGTTGGAGCATGATTGAAGTGGACAAATTCTAA